From the Musa acuminata AAA Group cultivar baxijiao unplaced genomic scaffold, Cavendish_Baxijiao_AAA HiC_scaffold_1119, whole genome shotgun sequence genome, the window GATtcttaattttgaaaaattaGGATCGATAGTATGGTTCTAtatgaaaaattagaaaaaaaaaataatattcataatgcttGTGATATAGTGGTTAAATAGTTAGTTTTAAACCTAAATAAACCAATagtattatttatttgattaattTTCTACTAACATATCTACAACTCGAGATTGAATCCATTGTGACCACAACTAATTTCGATAAATGAACCATCACGAGAACCGATGGAAGAGACGAGAAAAAGGCCTCTATTTCTAGTTGGGAGCCCAGCAGCTCAAGTACATGACCGTCCTCAGTGCCTCCTCTGaccatcctctcctcctcctgTCGATGGAGGAAGTTGTCCTCTTGGCCCGAGACAAGGACCCCACGCCGTCGTTCTTCGCCTGCTGCTGTAGAGACCTGAGGACGTAGTTCCACCGGCACAACCCCGCCTGATCCTTGAGCGCCTCCACCGCGCTCATGCTCGCTGCCACCACCAAAGAAGCCTTACTTGCAAAAGCCATATCTCGAGCTTACGAAACAACCGATCGGTAGAATACCAAAGAAGCTTGCGGTACAAGTGGTTTGAGACGGCAAGTGTGGTCACTACATAACGGTGATGATAAGGACGAGCTGAGTAATCATGCATGGCGCGGAGAGAGAAACAGGGGGTGAGCTGACACTGGTTTTGGGCTGTCCCACCCACCATTTCCTTGATACCAAGGGCTGTGTCGTCTCTTTCTGCCACACCAGAGGGGATATCCGGTTTGAAGATAACTTGTGGAGATTTCATGTCATAGAGTATACTCGTACGATTTAAGCTCATAGTCAAAGGTACATAGCGATTTGGGTTTTTCTTTTAGCGTCAATTTGATAAGTCATCATCGACCATTGGTGAGTTTGCTTTGGAATTTTCTTTTAGCGTCAATTTGATAAGTGATCATTTGATCGATCGACCATTGATGCGACCTGTAGACTCGTTAGAAATTATCAATTTTGAACGATAGACATATAtgtatgattttatcattttagAGTTTGTGAGCTATAAAAGGTATCTCTGAGGGTAAAGAATCATTTGGTCGATCGATCATTAATGTAGCTTGTAAACTCATGATGAATTATCTACTTTGGGCGATGGGCGTACTCGCACGGTTTGGGCTCATAGCTGTTATGCAAGCCTTGAGCCCTTCTTCTAGCGATAATATGATAAGGGACTATTTGGTCGATCGACCATTGGTGCAGCCCGTAGGCTCATGAGGAATTATCCACTTTGGGCGATGGGTATACTTACACGATTTTATCATTTCAAAACTCATGAACTCTAAAAAGAACCTATGTGGGTAATAAAAAATTTGACCCTTCTTTTAGTGTCAATCTAATAAAGATCATTTGATCAGTCGAATATTGGAACAACCTATGGGCTCGTAAGTAATTTGTTTGTTTTGGGTAATGCACATATTTGTACGATTTTATCATATCGAAGCGAACTCCAAAAAAATACTTTGAAAGTAAAAAAGACCCGACGAATTTATGAGTCTTTGTTCCATCCTTCACAACTTAGATGATAATAAATGACCTTATAACATATGACTCTCGAAAAAGATATGATCGAATTAGATATAAACCAAAGTTGATTAAGGATAATTTTGTGATCAATCCTCCGTGACCAAGCGGATAAGCTTATAGATTCCTCTAAAATGAGTATTTTatagacaaaaaaaaatctctaaaatgAATTTGATATGAACCAAACTCTAAAATATGATTTCACCAATAAATTACTTTTTATTGCATTTCAAAATTTTGTTTTCAAAATTACTTTGTTGGGCTCTTACCAAATAATCCTCACTGAAGCAATATGTTTTTTTTGATTCACCATTGATGTAGATGATGAAGGTAGCCAGCCAAGAGAGCGAGATTATTTGGGTCCCCAGGAGTCCAGGTAGATGAGCTTGGACATCGACTCCTCGGTGCGCCTGGCTCTCTCCACCGCTTCCTCCCCTCCTCTCCTCCACTGATCATTGGAAGAAGAAGACATCCTCTTGGCCCGAGAGAACGGCGCCATGCTGCGCTTGGCACGCCCGTGGAGGGACCTGAGCGCGTAGTTCCATCGACACAGCCCCGCCTGATCCTTGAGCGCCTCCACCGCCGCCACGCACGCTGCGACGATCAGCGAAGCCTTGCTTGCCGAAGCCATACGTATCAGTCTACTACTCAAGAGTCTGAACCTGTGCCGAGTTGCAAATGTCACAGAAGCGGTCGACGGGGAAGGGAAACGCGAGTGTCCATATAAAGCCCCCGAGGAAGGGAAAACAGGGGATGAGATTGCCGCTGGTTTCGGCTCATAGTTGTTTCCCAGATACAAGGGTCGGCTTTTGCTTGTTTACAGAGAAGACTGTGACTGCATTCGAATCAGTGAGACGGATGGTTTGGTAGGAGAAACCGTGTGGCTAAAGTAGAACAAAAGGCAAACGGATCGGAGACCTGTGGGCGGCACCAGTAAACAGGGAATCTAACGGTTGATCAGCCATCCTTGCTTGGCTTGGCGATCCTGTCGAGATGTGaggtttgttc encodes:
- the LOC135666715 gene encoding uncharacterized protein LOC135666715; the encoded protein is MAFASKASLVVAASMSAVEALKDQAGLCRWNYVLRSLQQQAKNDGVGSLSRAKRTTSSIDRRRRGWSEEALRTVMYLSCWAPN